In Sphingobacterium sp. SRCM116780, the genomic stretch TAATTCATCATTCGTATTGTAATATGCTTTAAGCACTTCCACTTGTTTTTCGATCTGACGACATAGTTTACGCAAGACTTCTTCCGTTTCATGAATTAGAATCGTGAAACGATGAATTCCATCAACTTCAGAAGGAGAGGTATTTAAACTTTCGATATTAATCTTTCTTCTGGAGAAGATAGTCGAAATTCTACCGATCATACCAATAGAATTTTCTGTATATATCATGATTGTATATTCTTGTTTTTCCATTTTACTTCAATCTAATTTCTGAAACACTTGTACCTTGCGCCACCATTGGGAATACATTGTTTTCTTTACCAACCATAACCTCTAATAAGTAAGCTGAATCGTGATCTAGCATCGTTTTTAAAGCGGTTTTCAATTGATCTCTTTCTGAAACTCTTTGTCCCTCGATGTAGTATGATTTTGCCAATGCAACAAAATCTGGACTCGTAATATTCACAAATGAGTACCGTTTTTCGTTAAAGAGTTGTTGCCATTGACGAACCATTCCTAAGAACTGATTGTTTAGAATCAAGATTTTTACTTTAGCACCAAATTGCATGATGGTACCTAATTCCTGTAGTGTCATTTGGAAACCTCCGTCACCAATAATCGCAATGACATCACGATGTGGGGCACCATACCAAGCACCTATAGCAGCAGGAAGACCAAAACCCATTGTTCCTAATCCTCCAGAGGTAACATTCGATCTGGATTGTTTAAATTGTGCATAACGACAAGCAACCATTTGATGTTGACCAACATCGGTTGTAATGATCGCATTTCCTTCTGTCAACTCGTTTAGTAAATTTACGACTTCACCCATTGTTAATACATCTGCAGTAGGGTGTAGCTCATCTTGGATGACTTCTTTAATTTCTTCTTTTTCCAACGATCTGAACTGCTGTAGCCAATCTGCATGATCATTTTTTGTAATCAATTCAGTCAATTGTGGTAAAGTCTCTTTACAATCACCCCAAACAGCCACTGTGGTTTTTACATTTTTATCAATCTCCGCAGGGTCGATATCCAAATGGATAACCTTTGCTTGCTTTGCATACTTATCTAAACGCCCAGTCACACGATCATCGAAACGCATACCAATAGCGATCAATACATCACATTCATTGGTCATGACGTTTGGCGCATAATTGCCATGCATACCCAACATACCCACATGTTGTGGGTGATCTGTTTCTAGTGCACTTAATCCCATCACTGTTGAGGCAGCAGGAATACCAGATTTCTCTAAGAACGTCTTAAATTCTTGCTCCGCTCTACCTAATAAGATACCTTGACCAAATAAAATGAATGGTTTTTTTGCAGTATTAATTAAAGTTGCTGCTGCTTGAACATATTCTTTTCTTACAATAGGAGCAGGGCGATACGAACGGATATGTGTACATTTTTCGTAACCTAAATAATCGAATAACTCCATTTGGGCATTTTTGGTAATATCAATCAAGACAGGACCTGGTCGACCTGTGCTTGCAATATAAAATGCTTTTGCTATTGCCGTTGGAATTTCTGATGCTTGTGTGACTTGATAGCTCCATTTGGTGACAGGTGCAGTAATGTTGATAACATCTGTTTCTTGAAAGGCATCTGTGCCTAACAAACTTGCAAATACCTGTCCAGTGATACAAACGATAGGATTACTATCAATCATGGCATCAGCTAAACCCGTAACTAAATTCGTTGCTCCTGGACCAGAGGTTGCAAATACAACTCCAGTACGATCTGAAGTGCGTGCGTAACCTTGTGCAGCATGGATTCCACCTTGTTCGTGACGGACCAGAATATGAGTCAATTTTTCATTGTAATCATATAGTGCATCATAGATTGGCATGATTGCTCCTCCAGGATATCCAAACACAGTATCAACACCTTCACACAATAAGGCTTCTAATACAGCCTGTGAACCTGTTAATTGACTAATAGGTTGAGGTTGCTTTGTACATTCCTTACTTTCAGTTTTTTCCAGCGTACTCATCATTTTAAATTTATTCGATTTGTAATTCTTTTTTTGTTTGTTGATTATTCGACCTTATTACTTCTTATAGATCTGTCACACAACCTTCAGAAGCATCAGAAACAGTTTTTGCGTATTTATAAAGTACACCTTTTGTTACTTTTAAAGCAGGTTGTGTCCATTTTTCCCGTCTAGCGGCGATAGTCGCTTCATCTACTTTTAAGTTTAGTGTATTATTAATAGAGTCGATTTCGATAATATCTTCGTCTTCTACTAAACCAATCAATCCTCCTTTATATGCTTCGGGAGTAATGTGTCCCACCACAAAACCATGCGTACCTCCAGAGAATCGACCATCTGTGATTAAGGCTACAGATTTACCTAACCCAGCTCCGATGATAGCAGAAGTTGGTTTTAACATTTCGGGCATTCCAGGTGCTCCAATTGGACCTTCGTTTTTAATAACGACTACATCTCCTTTTTTTACTCGACCTGAAGAAATTCCCGCAATTAAATCCTGCTCTCCATCGAATACACGTGCTGGACCGACAAACTTTTCTCCTTCTTTTCCAGAAATTTTAGCAACAGAACCTTTTTCCGCTAAATTGCCATAAAGGATTTGTAAGTGTCCGTTTGCTTTGATGGGATCCGCTAATGCATGAATGATCTTCTGATCATAATCCATAACTGATTTAACATCTTCCAAATTCTCTGCTAATGTTTTACCTGTTACAGTCAAACAATCACCATGAAGTAAACCTTCGTTCAATAAATATTTTAAAACAGCAGGGATACCACCATATTGATGTAGATCTTGCATTAAGTATTTTCCAGATGGTTTAAAATCTGCTAATACTGGTGTTTGATCTGACATGCGTTGAAAATCATCTTGAGTAATGTCTACACCTATAGATTTACCAATCGCGATGAAATGTAATACCGCATTGGTACTTCCTCCTAAGATAATAATAGCACGAATGGCATTTTCAAATGCTTTACGCGTCATGATATCCGAAGGTTTAATATCTTTTTCGAGTAAAATACGGATGTATTTACCCGCTTCTAAACATTCATCTTTTTTATCTTGTGAAACAGCAGGATTAGACGACGAATAAGGTAAACTCATTCCTAAAGCTTCAATAGCTGCTGCCATTGTATTAGCCGTATACATGCCTCCACAAGCACCAGCACCAGGGCAGGTATTGCGGATGACACCATCGTAATCTTCATCTGAAATATTACCACAAATTTTTTGACCCAAAGCCTCAAATGCAGAAACAATATTTAAATCTTCACCCTTATAATAACCTGGTGCAATCGTACCACCATATACCATAATGGCAGGGCGATCTAGACGTCCCATTGCTATAATTGCACCAGGCATATTCTTATCACAACCAGGAATGGCAATCAGCCCGTCATAGTATTGACCGCCACAGATGGTTTCTATACTATCAGCAATCACATCTCTACTGACTAAAGAGTAGCGCATACCCTCAGTACCGTTGCTCATACCATCACTCACGCCAATAGTGCCAAAGGTTAAACCTACAAGATTACTTTCCCATACGCCTTTTTTGACTACTTGAGCCAAGTCATTTAAGTGCATGTTGCAGGTGTTACCATCATATCCCATGCTGGCAATACCGACTTGTGCTTTCTCCATATCAGCATCAGTAAGTCCGATGCCATATAACATTGC encodes the following:
- the ilvB gene encoding biosynthetic-type acetolactate synthase large subunit, with the protein product MSTLEKTESKECTKQPQPISQLTGSQAVLEALLCEGVDTVFGYPGGAIMPIYDALYDYNEKLTHILVRHEQGGIHAAQGYARTSDRTGVVFATSGPGATNLVTGLADAMIDSNPIVCITGQVFASLLGTDAFQETDVINITAPVTKWSYQVTQASEIPTAIAKAFYIASTGRPGPVLIDITKNAQMELFDYLGYEKCTHIRSYRPAPIVRKEYVQAAATLINTAKKPFILFGQGILLGRAEQEFKTFLEKSGIPAASTVMGLSALETDHPQHVGMLGMHGNYAPNVMTNECDVLIAIGMRFDDRVTGRLDKYAKQAKVIHLDIDPAEIDKNVKTTVAVWGDCKETLPQLTELITKNDHADWLQQFRSLEKEEIKEVIQDELHPTADVLTMGEVVNLLNELTEGNAIITTDVGQHQMVACRYAQFKQSRSNVTSGGLGTMGFGLPAAIGAWYGAPHRDVIAIIGDGGFQMTLQELGTIMQFGAKVKILILNNQFLGMVRQWQQLFNEKRYSFVNITSPDFVALAKSYYIEGQRVSERDQLKTALKTMLDHDSAYLLEVMVGKENNVFPMVAQGTSVSEIRLK
- the ilvD gene encoding dihydroxy-acid dehydratase gives rise to the protein MKSLSDKEQILNKYSRTFTQDETQPAAKAMLYGIGLTDADMEKAQVGIASMGYDGNTCNMHLNDLAQVVKKGVWESNLVGLTFGTIGVSDGMSNGTEGMRYSLVSRDVIADSIETICGGQYYDGLIAIPGCDKNMPGAIIAMGRLDRPAIMVYGGTIAPGYYKGEDLNIVSAFEALGQKICGNISDEDYDGVIRNTCPGAGACGGMYTANTMAAAIEALGMSLPYSSSNPAVSQDKKDECLEAGKYIRILLEKDIKPSDIMTRKAFENAIRAIIILGGSTNAVLHFIAIGKSIGVDITQDDFQRMSDQTPVLADFKPSGKYLMQDLHQYGGIPAVLKYLLNEGLLHGDCLTVTGKTLAENLEDVKSVMDYDQKIIHALADPIKANGHLQILYGNLAEKGSVAKISGKEGEKFVGPARVFDGEQDLIAGISSGRVKKGDVVVIKNEGPIGAPGMPEMLKPTSAIIGAGLGKSVALITDGRFSGGTHGFVVGHITPEAYKGGLIGLVEDEDIIEIDSINNTLNLKVDEATIAARREKWTQPALKVTKGVLYKYAKTVSDASEGCVTDL